One Primulina huaijiensis isolate GDHJ02 chromosome 8, ASM1229523v2, whole genome shotgun sequence genomic region harbors:
- the LOC140982995 gene encoding probable disease resistance protein At4g27220 isoform X1: protein MGRLEREMSNRNQNIEEARLRAEIPTTDVQNWSNEGSQKLEEATRILQGCDDLKLWNIIPRYSVGKNAKETAEGIAKLREEGNLLRIADPPPPAAMVPICRPPNLEFQSRKIMEEDIIKSLKDGNVRMIAICGAGGVGKTTMVRRIEDRVRKEFDEVVTVVVSQQSDEIKIQKQIAEILGLGLSEDTLAGRAHKLRTRLMDSKKKLIIFDDVWKSFEPEDIGVPYGGCKIILTSRLKDVCEEMGADKVIEIQVLDKKEAWTLFREKSGDCVDASHLRPIAEKVAAECKGLPIALATVGKALKNKNMKTWEHALLQLRGANPTNFPQVLENVYLPLKLSYDFLETESEKSLFLLCCLFPEDYNIRIEDLALLSFGLGMFERNYNIEDGRNGTYHLLERLRSRFLLMTGSDEEEVKMHDVVRDVAIFIGSKEKQGFLNVCSMDSSRNCNWMSVEISNIANAKLPVGLDFPNLRILMLLNSNYYEFPEGFDVNDICFKKMEELTVLYFSNQKFQSLPSSLNFLKKLRKLHLHYCKVKDISVVGELASLEILRVWHCNKIDELPADVGKLKSLRLLELRDCKKLKRIVTGVISSLVGLEELKIVDCFNKWEAKGNVSEERNASLSEPESLSNLTCLEIAIFDPNLLAQEILLSKRLRRYRIRACEDPFLFEDMKHERSIGLQLPRDVTVGNWIRELGKNTQSLELRGDGSNDFNLGEIESLRELVFKNCSTVEKLMNAIDWKFPMLEHLELSELGVLEEIINGTILEGSNSFRTLESLVVERLPKLEYLWKSTNQNVSLVNLKSIYIFFCPNLRYLFSMATARSLVQLQSLEILSCDTIEQLLWNEMESNTEASIIEFPKLKRLKLFDLPNLLSFTQGVEIIKFPQLIELEIEYCPKLRTKIDQCPTGGMIENVDVRNSDNIEEIFRDDGNHHIIFQELRELRLNKLPCLTTFYGGAESIKFPKLEVLWIGNLPRLNSFVAIDSEPTHDHNSLHFFCNKKVEIIGLKELHLIHFPDKISKIWCTHIPISFFHNLERLVIYKIDGIRNLISSSIAKALVNLKSLDIYYCKEMIDVIEDVTHLTANSVFPNLEYLDIIDNCKLRGFCQWTHAFELPSLVHVQIVGCPLMKTFTLGSLSTPKLHEFKINCEDIEIKDLNGGIHHFISTKQNANDDENKDEHNDDEKHEDKKQIEGEETTLSSNNNLM, encoded by the exons ATGGGTCGTTTGGAAAGGGAAATGAGCAATAGGAACCAAAATATTGAAGAGGCTCGGCTTCGTGCCGAGATTCCTACGACTGATGTCCAAAATTGGTCAAATGAAGGCTCTCAGAAGCTTGAGGAGGCGACGAGGATTTTGCAAGGCTGCGATGATCTTAAGCTATGGAATATAATCCCGCGGTACTCGGTGGGAAAGAATGCCAAAGAAACAGCAGAAGGCATCGCTAAACTACGAGAAGAAGGAAATTTGCTTAGGATTGCTGATCCCCCCCCTCCGGCAGCAATGGTACCTATCTGTCGTCCACCAAATTTGGAGTTTCAATCGAGAAAAATCATGGAGGAAGACATCATCAAGTCTTTGAAAGATGGCAACGTCCGCATGATAGCGATTTGCGGCGCGGGAGGTGTTGGGAAGACAACTATGGTGCGAAGAATTGAGGATAGGGTGAGAAAAGAATTTGATGAGGTTGTCACTGTAGTTGTCAGTCAACAAAGTGACGAGATTAAAATTCAGAAGCAAATTGCAGAAATATTAGGTTTGGGTTTGAGCGAGGATACTTTGGCTGGTAGAGCGCATAAATTGCGCACCAGGCTAATGGATTCGAAGAAGAAACTCATAATATTTGATGATGTTTGGAAAAGCTTTGAGCCGGAGGATATAGGAGTTCCTTATGGAGgatgcaaaattattttgacATCTCGACTCAAAGATGTATGTGAAGAAATGGGAGCCGATAAAGTTATTGAAATACAAGTCTTAGACAAAAAAGAAGCTTGGACACTTTTTAGAGAGAAATCTGGTGATTGCGTGGATGCTTCACATCTGCGTCCCATAGCAGAAAAAGTCGCAGCAGAATGCAAAGGTTTGCCAATTGCGCTTGCAACCGTTGGTAAAgctctgaaaaataaaaatatgaagacCTGGGAACATGCACTTTTACAACTGAGAGGAGCTAACCCAACGAATTTCCCGCAAGTTCTAGAAAATGTTTATTTGCCTCTGAAACTTAGTTACGATTTCTTGGAAACTGAAAGTGAAAAGTCCCTTTTCCTGCTATGTTGCTTGTTTCCCGAAGATTATAACATCCGGATTGAGGACTTGGCTTTGCTCAGCTTTGGGTTAGGCATGTTTGAGAGAAACTACAATATTGAAGATGGAAGAAACGGAACATATCATTTATTGGAGAGGCTTAGAAGTCGTTTTTTATTGATGACTGGTAGCGATGAAGAAGAGGTAAAAATGCATGATGTTGTTCGTGATGTGGCTATTTTCATTGGTTCAAAAGAAAAGCAAGGGTTTTTGAATGTGTGCTCAATGGATTCATCGCGCAATTGCAATTGGATGTCAGTGGAAATTTCAAATATTGCCAATGCCAAGCTTCCAGTTGGGTTGGATTTTCCAAATCTTCGTATCCTGATGCTTTTGAATTCCAATTATTATGAATTTCCCGAAGGATTTGATGTCAatgatatttgttttaaaaaaatggaggAGCTGACAGTCTTgtatttttcaaatcaaaaatTTCAATCACTTCCATCATCTCTGAATTTCCTTAAAAAACTTAGAAAGTTGCACTTGCATTATTGCAAGGTTAAAGACATATCTGTTGTTGGCGAGTTAGCAAGTTTGGAAATTCTTCGTGTCTGGCACTGTAACAAAATTGATGAGTTACCAGCAGATGTTGGGAAATTGAAATCTCTAAGATTATTAGAATTAAGGGATTGCAAGAAACTCAAAAGAATAGTGACTGGTGTCATATCAAGCTTGGTTGGGTTGGAGGAATTGAAGATAGTTGATTGCTTTAACAAATGGGAAGCAAAGGGAAATGTAAGCGAAGAAAGGAATGCTAGTCTTTCAGAACCTGAGTCTCTCAGCAATTTGACTTGCTTGGAGATTGCTATATTTGATCCCAACTTGCTCGCCCAAGAGATATTGCTTTCAAAGCGGTTAAGAAGATATCGAATACGTGCTTGTGAGGACCCTTTTTTATTTGAAGACATGAAGCATGAGAGAAGTATCGGACTCCAATTACCGAGAGACGTGACAGTAGGAAATTGGATTCGGGAACTAGGAAAGAACACCCAGTCGCTAGAATTACGTGGAGATGGTTCAAACGATTTTAATCTAGGTGAGATTGAAAGCTTGAGGGAGCTCGtatttaaaaattgttcaacGGTGGAGAAATTGATGAATGCAATCGATTGGAAATTCCCCATGTTGGAGCACCTGGAGCTGAGTGAACTCGGAGTGTTGGAAGAGATAATTAATGGTACAATTCTAGAGGGATCCAATTCCTTCCGAACTCTAGAATCACTAGTTGTTGAACGTCTTCCCAAGTTGGAATATTTGTGGAAGAGTACAAATCAGAATGTTTCACTGGTCAACCTCAAAtccatatacatttttttttgtccCAATCTACGATATCTCTTCTCAATGGCAACAGCAAGGAGTCTTGTACAACTTCAAAGCCTGGAAATACTTTCATGTGATACGATTGAACAATTGTTGTGGAATGAAATGGAAAGCAACACAGAGGCTTCTATTATCGAGTTCCCAAAGTTGAAAAGACTGAAACTGTTCGATCTGCCAAACCTTTTATCTTTCACCCAAGGAGttgaaatcataaaattccCTCAGTTGATAGAACTAGAAATCGAATACTGCCCAAAGCTCCGAACCAAAATAGACCAATGCCCAACCGGCGGCATGATTGAGAATGTCGACGTTCGTAATTCTGACAATATAGAAGAAATATTTAGGGATGATGGAAATCACCATATCATATTCCAAGAATTGAGGGAACTTAGACTAAACAAACTACCATGCCTGACAACATTCTACGGAGGTGCTGAAAGCATCAAGTTTCCAAAGCTGGAAGTGTTGTGGATTGGAAATTTGCCAAGGCTGAATAGTTTTGTGGCAATAGATTCAGAACCCACCCACGACCATAATTCTCTTCATTTCTTTTGCAATAAAAAG GTTGAAATTATTGGCCTGAAGGAACTTCATCTCATTCACTTTCCAGATAAAATAAGCAAGATATGGTGTACCCATATCCCAATTAGTTTCTTTCATAATCTTGAGAGATTggttatatataaaattgacGGCATCAGAAACTTAATATCATCTTCAATTGCAAAAGCTCTTGTTAATCTCAAGTCATTAGATATATATTATTGCAAAGAGATGATTGACGTGATTGAAGATGTGACACATCTAACTGCTAACTCTGTCTTTCCTAATCTGGAATATTTGGATATTATCGACAATTGTAAGTTGAGAGGTTTTTGCCAATGGACGCACGCATTTGAGTTACCATCACTTGTCCATGTTCAAATAGTTGGTTGCCCCCTGATGAAAACTTTCACTTTGGGATCGTTAAGTACGCCAAAATTACACGAGTTCAAGATAAATTGCGAGGACATTGAAATAAAAGACTTGAACGGCGGTATACATCATTTCATAAGTACTAAG CAGAATGCAAACGATGATGAGAACAAGGATGAGCACAATGATGATGAGAAGCATGAGGATAAGAAACAGATAGAAGGCGAGGAAACGACACTGAGCAGCAACAACAATCTTATGTGA
- the LOC140982995 gene encoding probable disease resistance protein At4g27220 isoform X2, translating into MGRLEREMSNRNQNIEEARLRAEIPTTDVQNWSNEGSQKLEEATRILQGCDDLKLWNIIPRYSVGKNAKETAEGIAKLREEGNLLRIADPPPPAAMVPICRPPNLEFQSRKIMEEDIIKSLKDGNVRMIAICGAGGVGKTTMVRRIEDRVRKEFDEVVTVVVSQQSDEIKIQKQIAEILGLGLSEDTLAGRAHKLRTRLMDSKKKLIIFDDVWKSFEPEDIGVPYGGCKIILTSRLKDVCEEMGADKVIEIQVLDKKEAWTLFREKSGDCVDASHLRPIAEKVAAECKGLPIALATVGKALKNKNMKTWEHALLQLRGANPTNFPQVLENVYLPLKLSYDFLETESEKSLFLLCCLFPEDYNIRIEDLALLSFGLGMFERNYNIEDGRNGTYHLLERLRSRFLLMTGSDEEEVKMHDVVRDVAIFIGSKEKQGFLNVCSMDSSRNCNWMSVEISNIANAKLPVGLDFPNLRILMLLNSNYYEFPEGFDVNDICFKKMEELTVLYFSNQKFQSLPSSLNFLKKLRKLHLHYCKVKDISVVGELASLEILRVWHCNKIDELPADVGKLKSLRLLELRDCKKLKRIVTGVISSLVGLEELKIVDCFNKWEAKGNVSEERNASLSEPESLSNLTCLEIAIFDPNLLAQEILLSKRLRRYRIRACEDPFLFEDMKHERSIGLQLPRDVTVGNWIRELGKNTQSLELRGDGSNDFNLGEIESLRELVFKNCSTVEKLMNAIDWKFPMLEHLELSELGVLEEIINGTILEGSNSFRTLESLVVERLPKLEYLWKSTNQNVSLVNLKSIYIFFCPNLRYLFSMATARSLVQLQSLEILSCDTIEQLLWNEMESNTEASIIEFPKLKRLKLFDLPNLLSFTQGVEIIKFPQLIELEIEYCPKLRTKIDQCPTGGMIENVDVRNSDNIEEIFRDDGNHHIIFQELRELRLNKLPCLTTFYGGAESIKFPKLEVLWIGNLPRLNSFVAIDSEPTHDHNSLHFFCNKKVEIIGLKELHLIHFPDKISKIWCTHIPISFFHNLERLVIYKIDGIRNLISSSIAKALVNLKSLDIYYCKEMIDVIEDVTHLTANSVFPNLEYLDIIDNCKLRGFCQWTHAFELPSLVHVQIVGCPLMKTFTLGSLSTPKLHEFKINCEDIEIKDLNGGIHHFISTKNANDDENKDEHNDDEKHEDKKQIEGEETTLSSNNNLM; encoded by the exons ATGGGTCGTTTGGAAAGGGAAATGAGCAATAGGAACCAAAATATTGAAGAGGCTCGGCTTCGTGCCGAGATTCCTACGACTGATGTCCAAAATTGGTCAAATGAAGGCTCTCAGAAGCTTGAGGAGGCGACGAGGATTTTGCAAGGCTGCGATGATCTTAAGCTATGGAATATAATCCCGCGGTACTCGGTGGGAAAGAATGCCAAAGAAACAGCAGAAGGCATCGCTAAACTACGAGAAGAAGGAAATTTGCTTAGGATTGCTGATCCCCCCCCTCCGGCAGCAATGGTACCTATCTGTCGTCCACCAAATTTGGAGTTTCAATCGAGAAAAATCATGGAGGAAGACATCATCAAGTCTTTGAAAGATGGCAACGTCCGCATGATAGCGATTTGCGGCGCGGGAGGTGTTGGGAAGACAACTATGGTGCGAAGAATTGAGGATAGGGTGAGAAAAGAATTTGATGAGGTTGTCACTGTAGTTGTCAGTCAACAAAGTGACGAGATTAAAATTCAGAAGCAAATTGCAGAAATATTAGGTTTGGGTTTGAGCGAGGATACTTTGGCTGGTAGAGCGCATAAATTGCGCACCAGGCTAATGGATTCGAAGAAGAAACTCATAATATTTGATGATGTTTGGAAAAGCTTTGAGCCGGAGGATATAGGAGTTCCTTATGGAGgatgcaaaattattttgacATCTCGACTCAAAGATGTATGTGAAGAAATGGGAGCCGATAAAGTTATTGAAATACAAGTCTTAGACAAAAAAGAAGCTTGGACACTTTTTAGAGAGAAATCTGGTGATTGCGTGGATGCTTCACATCTGCGTCCCATAGCAGAAAAAGTCGCAGCAGAATGCAAAGGTTTGCCAATTGCGCTTGCAACCGTTGGTAAAgctctgaaaaataaaaatatgaagacCTGGGAACATGCACTTTTACAACTGAGAGGAGCTAACCCAACGAATTTCCCGCAAGTTCTAGAAAATGTTTATTTGCCTCTGAAACTTAGTTACGATTTCTTGGAAACTGAAAGTGAAAAGTCCCTTTTCCTGCTATGTTGCTTGTTTCCCGAAGATTATAACATCCGGATTGAGGACTTGGCTTTGCTCAGCTTTGGGTTAGGCATGTTTGAGAGAAACTACAATATTGAAGATGGAAGAAACGGAACATATCATTTATTGGAGAGGCTTAGAAGTCGTTTTTTATTGATGACTGGTAGCGATGAAGAAGAGGTAAAAATGCATGATGTTGTTCGTGATGTGGCTATTTTCATTGGTTCAAAAGAAAAGCAAGGGTTTTTGAATGTGTGCTCAATGGATTCATCGCGCAATTGCAATTGGATGTCAGTGGAAATTTCAAATATTGCCAATGCCAAGCTTCCAGTTGGGTTGGATTTTCCAAATCTTCGTATCCTGATGCTTTTGAATTCCAATTATTATGAATTTCCCGAAGGATTTGATGTCAatgatatttgttttaaaaaaatggaggAGCTGACAGTCTTgtatttttcaaatcaaaaatTTCAATCACTTCCATCATCTCTGAATTTCCTTAAAAAACTTAGAAAGTTGCACTTGCATTATTGCAAGGTTAAAGACATATCTGTTGTTGGCGAGTTAGCAAGTTTGGAAATTCTTCGTGTCTGGCACTGTAACAAAATTGATGAGTTACCAGCAGATGTTGGGAAATTGAAATCTCTAAGATTATTAGAATTAAGGGATTGCAAGAAACTCAAAAGAATAGTGACTGGTGTCATATCAAGCTTGGTTGGGTTGGAGGAATTGAAGATAGTTGATTGCTTTAACAAATGGGAAGCAAAGGGAAATGTAAGCGAAGAAAGGAATGCTAGTCTTTCAGAACCTGAGTCTCTCAGCAATTTGACTTGCTTGGAGATTGCTATATTTGATCCCAACTTGCTCGCCCAAGAGATATTGCTTTCAAAGCGGTTAAGAAGATATCGAATACGTGCTTGTGAGGACCCTTTTTTATTTGAAGACATGAAGCATGAGAGAAGTATCGGACTCCAATTACCGAGAGACGTGACAGTAGGAAATTGGATTCGGGAACTAGGAAAGAACACCCAGTCGCTAGAATTACGTGGAGATGGTTCAAACGATTTTAATCTAGGTGAGATTGAAAGCTTGAGGGAGCTCGtatttaaaaattgttcaacGGTGGAGAAATTGATGAATGCAATCGATTGGAAATTCCCCATGTTGGAGCACCTGGAGCTGAGTGAACTCGGAGTGTTGGAAGAGATAATTAATGGTACAATTCTAGAGGGATCCAATTCCTTCCGAACTCTAGAATCACTAGTTGTTGAACGTCTTCCCAAGTTGGAATATTTGTGGAAGAGTACAAATCAGAATGTTTCACTGGTCAACCTCAAAtccatatacatttttttttgtccCAATCTACGATATCTCTTCTCAATGGCAACAGCAAGGAGTCTTGTACAACTTCAAAGCCTGGAAATACTTTCATGTGATACGATTGAACAATTGTTGTGGAATGAAATGGAAAGCAACACAGAGGCTTCTATTATCGAGTTCCCAAAGTTGAAAAGACTGAAACTGTTCGATCTGCCAAACCTTTTATCTTTCACCCAAGGAGttgaaatcataaaattccCTCAGTTGATAGAACTAGAAATCGAATACTGCCCAAAGCTCCGAACCAAAATAGACCAATGCCCAACCGGCGGCATGATTGAGAATGTCGACGTTCGTAATTCTGACAATATAGAAGAAATATTTAGGGATGATGGAAATCACCATATCATATTCCAAGAATTGAGGGAACTTAGACTAAACAAACTACCATGCCTGACAACATTCTACGGAGGTGCTGAAAGCATCAAGTTTCCAAAGCTGGAAGTGTTGTGGATTGGAAATTTGCCAAGGCTGAATAGTTTTGTGGCAATAGATTCAGAACCCACCCACGACCATAATTCTCTTCATTTCTTTTGCAATAAAAAG GTTGAAATTATTGGCCTGAAGGAACTTCATCTCATTCACTTTCCAGATAAAATAAGCAAGATATGGTGTACCCATATCCCAATTAGTTTCTTTCATAATCTTGAGAGATTggttatatataaaattgacGGCATCAGAAACTTAATATCATCTTCAATTGCAAAAGCTCTTGTTAATCTCAAGTCATTAGATATATATTATTGCAAAGAGATGATTGACGTGATTGAAGATGTGACACATCTAACTGCTAACTCTGTCTTTCCTAATCTGGAATATTTGGATATTATCGACAATTGTAAGTTGAGAGGTTTTTGCCAATGGACGCACGCATTTGAGTTACCATCACTTGTCCATGTTCAAATAGTTGGTTGCCCCCTGATGAAAACTTTCACTTTGGGATCGTTAAGTACGCCAAAATTACACGAGTTCAAGATAAATTGCGAGGACATTGAAATAAAAGACTTGAACGGCGGTATACATCATTTCATAAGTACTAAG AATGCAAACGATGATGAGAACAAGGATGAGCACAATGATGATGAGAAGCATGAGGATAAGAAACAGATAGAAGGCGAGGAAACGACACTGAGCAGCAACAACAATCTTATGTGA
- the LOC140982995 gene encoding probable disease resistance protein At4g27220 isoform X4, protein MGRLEREMSNRNQNIEEARLRAEIPTTDVQNWSNEGSQKLEEATRILQGCDDLKLWNIIPRYSVGKNAKETAEGIAKLREEGNLLRIADPPPPAAMVPICRPPNLEFQSRKIMEEDIIKSLKDGNVRMIAICGAGGVGKTTMVRRIEDRVRKEFDEVVTVVVSQQSDEIKIQKQIAEILGLGLSEDTLAGRAHKLRTRLMDSKKKLIIFDDVWKSFEPEDIGVPYGGCKIILTSRLKDVCEEMGADKVIEIQVLDKKEAWTLFREKSGDCVDASHLRPIAEKVAAECKGLPIALATVGKALKNKNMKTWEHALLQLRGANPTNFPQVLENVYLPLKLSYDFLETESEKSLFLLCCLFPEDYNIRIEDLALLSFGLGMFERNYNIEDGRNGTYHLLERLRSRFLLMTGSDEEEVKMHDVVRDVAIFIGSKEKQGFLNVCSMDSSRNCNWMSVEISNIANAKLPVGLDFPNLRILMLLNSNYYEFPEGFDVNDICFKKMEELTVLYFSNQKFQSLPSSLNFLKKLRKLHLHYCKVKDISVVGELASLEILRVWHCNKIDELPADVGKLKSLRLLELRDCKKLKRIVTGVISSLVGLEELKIVDCFNKWEAKGNVSEERNASLSEPESLSNLTCLEIAIFDPNLLAQEILLSKRLRRYRIRACEDPFLFEDMKHERSIGLQLPRDVTVGNWIRELGKNTQSLELRGDGSNDFNLGEIESLRELVFKNCSTVEKLMNAIDWKFPMLEHLELSELGVLEEIINGTILEGSNSFRTLESLVVERLPKLEYLWKSTNQNVSLVNLKSIYIFFCPNLRYLFSMATARSLVQLQSLEILSCDTIEQLLWNEMESNTEASIIEFPKLKRLKLFDLPNLLSFTQGVEIIKFPQLIELEIEYCPKLRTKIDQCPTGGMIENVDVRNSDNIEEIFRDDGNHHIIFQELRELRLNKLPCLTTFYGGAESIKFPKLEVLWIGNLPRLNSFVAIDSEPTHDHNSLHFFCNKKLVAP, encoded by the exons ATGGGTCGTTTGGAAAGGGAAATGAGCAATAGGAACCAAAATATTGAAGAGGCTCGGCTTCGTGCCGAGATTCCTACGACTGATGTCCAAAATTGGTCAAATGAAGGCTCTCAGAAGCTTGAGGAGGCGACGAGGATTTTGCAAGGCTGCGATGATCTTAAGCTATGGAATATAATCCCGCGGTACTCGGTGGGAAAGAATGCCAAAGAAACAGCAGAAGGCATCGCTAAACTACGAGAAGAAGGAAATTTGCTTAGGATTGCTGATCCCCCCCCTCCGGCAGCAATGGTACCTATCTGTCGTCCACCAAATTTGGAGTTTCAATCGAGAAAAATCATGGAGGAAGACATCATCAAGTCTTTGAAAGATGGCAACGTCCGCATGATAGCGATTTGCGGCGCGGGAGGTGTTGGGAAGACAACTATGGTGCGAAGAATTGAGGATAGGGTGAGAAAAGAATTTGATGAGGTTGTCACTGTAGTTGTCAGTCAACAAAGTGACGAGATTAAAATTCAGAAGCAAATTGCAGAAATATTAGGTTTGGGTTTGAGCGAGGATACTTTGGCTGGTAGAGCGCATAAATTGCGCACCAGGCTAATGGATTCGAAGAAGAAACTCATAATATTTGATGATGTTTGGAAAAGCTTTGAGCCGGAGGATATAGGAGTTCCTTATGGAGgatgcaaaattattttgacATCTCGACTCAAAGATGTATGTGAAGAAATGGGAGCCGATAAAGTTATTGAAATACAAGTCTTAGACAAAAAAGAAGCTTGGACACTTTTTAGAGAGAAATCTGGTGATTGCGTGGATGCTTCACATCTGCGTCCCATAGCAGAAAAAGTCGCAGCAGAATGCAAAGGTTTGCCAATTGCGCTTGCAACCGTTGGTAAAgctctgaaaaataaaaatatgaagacCTGGGAACATGCACTTTTACAACTGAGAGGAGCTAACCCAACGAATTTCCCGCAAGTTCTAGAAAATGTTTATTTGCCTCTGAAACTTAGTTACGATTTCTTGGAAACTGAAAGTGAAAAGTCCCTTTTCCTGCTATGTTGCTTGTTTCCCGAAGATTATAACATCCGGATTGAGGACTTGGCTTTGCTCAGCTTTGGGTTAGGCATGTTTGAGAGAAACTACAATATTGAAGATGGAAGAAACGGAACATATCATTTATTGGAGAGGCTTAGAAGTCGTTTTTTATTGATGACTGGTAGCGATGAAGAAGAGGTAAAAATGCATGATGTTGTTCGTGATGTGGCTATTTTCATTGGTTCAAAAGAAAAGCAAGGGTTTTTGAATGTGTGCTCAATGGATTCATCGCGCAATTGCAATTGGATGTCAGTGGAAATTTCAAATATTGCCAATGCCAAGCTTCCAGTTGGGTTGGATTTTCCAAATCTTCGTATCCTGATGCTTTTGAATTCCAATTATTATGAATTTCCCGAAGGATTTGATGTCAatgatatttgttttaaaaaaatggaggAGCTGACAGTCTTgtatttttcaaatcaaaaatTTCAATCACTTCCATCATCTCTGAATTTCCTTAAAAAACTTAGAAAGTTGCACTTGCATTATTGCAAGGTTAAAGACATATCTGTTGTTGGCGAGTTAGCAAGTTTGGAAATTCTTCGTGTCTGGCACTGTAACAAAATTGATGAGTTACCAGCAGATGTTGGGAAATTGAAATCTCTAAGATTATTAGAATTAAGGGATTGCAAGAAACTCAAAAGAATAGTGACTGGTGTCATATCAAGCTTGGTTGGGTTGGAGGAATTGAAGATAGTTGATTGCTTTAACAAATGGGAAGCAAAGGGAAATGTAAGCGAAGAAAGGAATGCTAGTCTTTCAGAACCTGAGTCTCTCAGCAATTTGACTTGCTTGGAGATTGCTATATTTGATCCCAACTTGCTCGCCCAAGAGATATTGCTTTCAAAGCGGTTAAGAAGATATCGAATACGTGCTTGTGAGGACCCTTTTTTATTTGAAGACATGAAGCATGAGAGAAGTATCGGACTCCAATTACCGAGAGACGTGACAGTAGGAAATTGGATTCGGGAACTAGGAAAGAACACCCAGTCGCTAGAATTACGTGGAGATGGTTCAAACGATTTTAATCTAGGTGAGATTGAAAGCTTGAGGGAGCTCGtatttaaaaattgttcaacGGTGGAGAAATTGATGAATGCAATCGATTGGAAATTCCCCATGTTGGAGCACCTGGAGCTGAGTGAACTCGGAGTGTTGGAAGAGATAATTAATGGTACAATTCTAGAGGGATCCAATTCCTTCCGAACTCTAGAATCACTAGTTGTTGAACGTCTTCCCAAGTTGGAATATTTGTGGAAGAGTACAAATCAGAATGTTTCACTGGTCAACCTCAAAtccatatacatttttttttgtccCAATCTACGATATCTCTTCTCAATGGCAACAGCAAGGAGTCTTGTACAACTTCAAAGCCTGGAAATACTTTCATGTGATACGATTGAACAATTGTTGTGGAATGAAATGGAAAGCAACACAGAGGCTTCTATTATCGAGTTCCCAAAGTTGAAAAGACTGAAACTGTTCGATCTGCCAAACCTTTTATCTTTCACCCAAGGAGttgaaatcataaaattccCTCAGTTGATAGAACTAGAAATCGAATACTGCCCAAAGCTCCGAACCAAAATAGACCAATGCCCAACCGGCGGCATGATTGAGAATGTCGACGTTCGTAATTCTGACAATATAGAAGAAATATTTAGGGATGATGGAAATCACCATATCATATTCCAAGAATTGAGGGAACTTAGACTAAACAAACTACCATGCCTGACAACATTCTACGGAGGTGCTGAAAGCATCAAGTTTCCAAAGCTGGAAGTGTTGTGGATTGGAAATTTGCCAAGGCTGAATAGTTTTGTGGCAATAGATTCAGAACCCACCCACGACCATAATTCTCTTCATTTCTTTTGCAATAAAAAG TTGGTTGCCCCCTGA